Genomic DNA from Rhizophagus irregularis chromosome 1, complete sequence:
TAACATATGGGATTAATAATGGGTGGCTTTGATTGTGTAACGATACTAGttgaatagttttttttaatttgattagtACCGGGTACTTTTCAAGCCGGAATACGATTAGTATCCGGGGTATTATTCAAAATCTGActttacagctgatttcataatatGCGGGACATACGAGAGACAACTCAGTACAGTGGAGCAGTATTCTGTTATACCGAATCTTACCGAATTTCTCTCGGCATGTAGTAAAAATGATGGTGACCCGTATATTATGAAATCACGGTACTATTTGAAGGGTACTGTATGCAGCGCTAtacgtaaaattaaaaattacccATAAAaacgtaaataaaaaaaattcataaaaatttatttaaaatagaattttctTGGTTATATATGGTATGATTAAAGGAAAAGGATTTTGCATAATTCATtcgttttaataatattcatttcaGTTCCTATTCTATATTGATAACAAACTCCAAGTTGAAATGTTGAATAAATATGATCATTTTGAGCCGCTTCTTTATATGATTCGAACGTCAGTTCCTGATAACATTCTCCGAgccatataataaaatagtatgACCATTTTCAGCTGCTTTTTTATGACTTAAACGCTTTAATtcttaaatttcatttatttcagttCATATTCCATGTTGATAACATTCTATAAACTgcgaattttattttctttgtcgCATATTAATGCGATACAGTTGCTAAAGAGGTATAGTATATCCGTCTTCACCACCTACAGCTTTTTTCATTGGTCGTGTAATAAATGCTCAAAATAATAACGTTGGAAAAGGGGTAAGGTGCATTATCATTGCGTCGCCatcatagaaaaattttacaaggtTAGATATTGACTTGCGTACAATCTGAGGATTTTTTAGCCATGTTCAGGTTATTAAAATGCGTATTTTTAACAGgctttttttctaaataaggGGTTTGTTTTGCGTTATTTTTAGTAGTTTATctgatcatatatatatatatatatttcataagataaataactaaaataaatattaatcaacTATTTAGCATAAAAGAACTATGTAACGATTGTATTAGCAATTTGCGCAAAATCTAATATTGTCTATTTATCTTAGgccaattaatatattaattgaaattatattgaaattattaggcatatttttatgattactTTGGTCGGAAggatgtaataaaaaaaaacgataatatttatgtaaaaatttattgaatgtattattatatattcattgtaaagaatattttaatatatttttcaagttTTGATCGTGGACAAATCACGTGATGATCAGAGATTAGAAAATTTGCgtattttttctgattttctgAAGTAAGCTCCTAATAgattttatagaattaaagAAAGTGGTAAATATttgcttaaaaaattaaaacctgTCCTGGAAAAAATTGACTATCATAGAATTATTGatcttaatttagaaaaaaaaacaagattaaatcaatataacaataaaattttggttttatatttagataaattagaTCTTATacacgttttttttatttttaagtaaaaaaaaaaatatactcatcctaactaaaaaaatcatacaaagcatatttattcaattaaaaaaaaatatttattttgattatatcgCCAATCCAAAGCTAAGAGGTGAAAGAACGAAAGAacgaaataatagaaaaaaaaattagtaaagtaataagaaaaaaattattaaaataaaaaatcatgctTACCGTAGATCTaagacaaaataaataataacgataatatacctatacatatataagttgataaaaaaaatatgtataaagataaataagaaaattacacaaaaagaaaatacagtATTAgtatagattattattataaagaaaaaaaagggatgataaatattaaaaattcatttttaaaaagattggaagaaaaattattaaaatctcggttttaaaaactgaaaaaaaataatattaaaaaagatccGGTCGAAAAATAGAccaaacaaaatattattattaaaaaaaaatccaatcttaaaaaaagagaccaaaaaaataataatattaaaaaaaaaagaaataagatCGGGTCTAAAAAGACTGAATGATCCAAGcagtctaaaaaaaagagaccgaaaaaagatttaaaatcaAACATCAACGTACAGTAATTGATCTGCAGCTGATCACATCATCCTAAAATGAAATCTGTAAAAGATATTGCACTGCTGATTAGCAAGTCATTAACCGGAACTGTATCACGATGAAAATCTCCCCACCAGAACATACACATGAACCGACAGAAATCAAGTTATTCAAACCATAATAATTATAGGCGCTGACGAATCAAACAGGGCGGACATCCTCATATTATCACattattgccgatcattttgccgatcatctattttaaatattatcacataaaaaataccatttttttgcaaatttaactatataaattttatttgttatcaaaatttatccaAAGTCCGAAAATTAATGTTTTCAAATccaaaaattaactaaaaccCAAAAATGggctgaattttaataataattagaaaattgaaattattttaatgatattgtgACAACCagtgattaaaatttaatgttttataGCTTTTTAGATTCATCTCGTCAAGACAAACATTTtgatagtaattttataattttttacgcCAAATTGATTGAGAAATtgcattttgaaaatttctatttattatatagattataacaaatataattgcAAGTATAAATTTAGCCATAACTTCTTGATTACCTAAAATTAGGAATGATTACTTCGGCCATTGATTTTAAATCAGTTAAACTATAACCCATAAAAGTTTCAAGCTTCGGCCAAACTTCTGTGACTTTGGCCGAAGTTTTAAAGTCTGATATCACCCAATTTACTATAagatcggcaaatgatcggcaaggtGATATAAGGATGTCCGCCCTGTTGACGAATCACGCGTCGcgcaattcaaaattatttatacagggtaatctaaacgttacctaattattaataataagaaccatattaatattataattataaattttttaaattttattttttttttggtcgggcatatttttattattttaggttAACTACAAAtcatatttgtttaaaaaaagaatttattttgattatattgcCGATCCAGAAagaatgaaaatctttttcGATTGGCCATTTCCCTAACTCcaatgatgaaataaataataatatacatatataagttaataaaaaaaaaaatagtaaataaaaaaaattaaaaaaaccggagcgaaaaatattaaaaattcagttttaagaaaaatagaaagaaaaaattattaaaatctcaGTTTtaaaaaaccgaaaaaaatattatcattgaaaaaaaagagactgaaagaaatattattaaaaaaaaaatttggtctaaaaaaaaagaccgaaaaaaagatttctttttaaaatcaacGTTTTATATACGATAAAATGCACTTTGGTGCCGAAGTGAATTTCGcgaaatgtaccgtaaccgagattttatatatatccaaTACAATGCTTAGAgaacattcttttattttttttttttcataaccaaattcattattatccgTACTTTctccaattatttattttatttaaatcatatgtcagattttgagaataaataatgaaaacgAAAAAACCATttgaaacaaattatttttttggttgGAATCTTTATGAACgattactttattaaactCGCTATATAATCTTTGATAATTAGATAtcggaaaaaaagaaagcttAAAGAATAAGTTAATTTATACTCAAATagtctataataaaattgcgTATCACGAAACTTTTAAAAGCAAACCGAGTATTATTTCTGGTACCCAAACAAAATTGCACCCCAAGCAGAAATAACCGATATTAGTTCAAGTTTTTCGATCTTATTAATCTCATAAGAACATGTCCGGAATTCAGTTCGCATTCGCGGTTATATAAATCGTAACCATATATGGcatgttattaattttagcaATGTTCTATAGATTGatctagataaaaaaaaaaggtaaaagataaaatcaaattattcgaaaaatttgctaaaaaaaatattttgcagtTTGTAACAATCACAAAATTAGATAATACAGGATAATCATACAAATAGAAAAACCCATCATGCCCGCCTTGATTGgcgtaatttatttttacaataatggataaaataaattaaagggtgtatatacaaaatataataaaatcaaataaaaattttattaggtaattaataaaatatgtaaaataattaatttttattccttttaataCCTTATATAAAATCTTATCGATTAATTTTCTagaaattgattaattaaagtatagtcttttttactttatttactgTAAATAATACGATTAGTAAGCAGTGTTGAGAATTCAGATTATTTTTATGCGCGCAGAGCGCACATTGTTCATAAAAGTTTTGTGCGCAACCTATGTGcccttatatataaaataaaattatagtaagcTTATCTACGCTCCGCCAACTGCGCGGAATCGCAAGTTCAACCGGCATAAGAATCTTTAGGGTTGATAAATTAGGGCATATGTATGGAATGTTTGCTTTcttaaatagtataaaatgaaattgtgatgatatttttttttttgactacgacttttttgatataataaattgatatttttttaacttttatataaatattcatgAAATTATccaatcattaaaaaaattattctatattattatggAAAGAGGATTTCATACTTCTATATAATAAGTATCAaacaaaaactaaaaaatgataatgatattatcaaataaaaatcatttcaatgaaaaaggatttaaaaatttttagaaagaaaaaaaatacttattataTGAAAGTCGTCAAAATGTTACGAACGACGAATTAAATAATGGAGTTTGGATCAGATTCGGTTGTATTAGACAATGGATCATATGAAGaggaaaatattaaattcgaCCGATGAATTAGATGATAATAGGAAATTTCTCTTAATTGATCAGATAAGGAGAAAATTGTTAGCGAACAACGAGGAGAACAAGGATTCTGTTGTAATCGAAGAACAAGCTACTCCATTATTCACAAATCAAACCATGAATCAGGCACTTAGCTATAAAAATtcgataacaaaaaaaaaaaaataatatatattctataaataactttaaacaTTTATTCTTGGTAAGTTGAAAAGCAGAAATTATATAAGCaagttttcaaaaataatacagtttaaaataataatcgtaacacataataataattaaaaattagtaactatatatatatatctaaagttatactaataaatttgaaagtattttagttttaatttaatgcGTATCGCATTTATTTCCTGCACAATTAAACATTTCCCAACCAACCGGATCACCAGTGACGAAAATGCAGTCATCTTTATATCCTTGACACCATCTATTATCGTCTCCATTTGTTTTAGGATATATATGCAAGCAATATGTTTCAGGTGCCTCATCCCAGTGCCATTTATAACCAGAATCACAATTTTTCCATCCAGCATCTCTTAAAGTTTTACCATGACAATCCGTTACATATACACGACAGACAGAGAAAAATGATAGATCAACCGTAAGTTTGTATGCTATGGttgttaaataaacaaaaaacaattagaacagaaaatcatcaaaattttctatgCATACTAAGGTGTTTTACCTTGAGCTATGTGaagaattatgaaaaagatgataatGAAACGAGTGAGAGTAGGATGTTGCATGGTGATCGCGATAAAGTTACCACGTTTTTcagtaaagtaaaaaagaatctttaaaaatatattcgtTTATCTCGTAATTTTTCGTTTTGAAATTGTGGTCTGGGGGACTACTCCCTTATATAAGTCTGATTTGCTGATAACCGTACAATAAATATGACTAACCacgaatttttctttcataagATTAATGAATATTCATTCAATCGTGAAAAGCATGACATTTTCAATGAACAATTATATTGCCGATAAAACATATCCCAAAATTTCTAGTGCATAAGGTTTAGTTCCCTTTCAAACtctataaaaacgaaatgtaTTTATGTCtaataaatgtcaaaaaaaacatcattttgtttaatttttgtttttttgtaataaaacataaatcggacaaaatggtgcttttttagacGTTTTGTACACATGAACACAAATATAAAACGAATTTAAAcacaattcatttttatagggaaaGCATATGCTTTTAGAAGATCaggagaaagaaaaaaagattatctcTGAACAAACATTATTGTTCAATTGACTTATAACCAGTTATAAATTAGAACCATGCCCCCAGGTTAAATCGTTTGAATCTTCGTAAGAcgaatttgataataaagttgCTACtttcctaaattaattttatgaaaaactTTTCAAATCAATTCTTTATGGAATTTTACGTCcatgaaatttattacaaattatttaaattatttatagtttagtaccgtaaaatttattaattgaagtaTTGTAAATGAATTATCATACTCATTAAGCTATAAATAAACtacaattacataattattattgatattttttcatatactaaaataatatgtaaaaaggtAAGAACGCGCGTAATTAACTAATTTGTGTAACGAAAGAATTTCTTTCAGAAACGTTCTCTGTGCGCGTCACGTTATCTTCCAAATTCCAATTCCAATAATGGTTTATCGTATTTAAGCATGATCTGCAGGATAATACAGATTATtcagattatttaaattatcatccGAACGGTTCTCCCCAACCGATCAGCCGATCAGCAAATAAATTGCCGATCCGCATACTATGATCGTAAAATGGGTTTCGTCCATTactgctaaaaaaaaatggttcaaTTAATCTATtactgctaaaaaaaaaatggtttcaaTTAGTCTATCATActagaaattaatttaaaatttgcgatttataatgtgttatttattatatacccaaccatttttacaaattgaatTCGGTAAAATGTCATGTTGGGATCGTCGGGATAATATCATGTCGGGAAAAGGTACTTTTCAAGAAAACCGAAAGGGTTTACCATAAAATCCCGACAACCACCAAAATCTCAAATCGGATCAGTCACAGAATCCTGATGATCTTGACAGCCAAAATCCTGACTAGGATGAGTTTATGATTAGTCAATTTTTAATGCAATTTTGTTTCTAATTTCATAATCTagtaatatattcttttaattaaaataaaaaatttttcttttaatttcattaataatatagtaacgttagttaatttgtattaatattaataaaatttgcaaacaatttcaaatattttgcgTTAATACTAGTCAAAtgattcaaattatattttaattatataagtcCCGTTACTGCGCCgctacattttttaaaattgtgtTTAGttggaaatttataaaatttatataatttttttttaaaagaaaaaactttggGATTTGAATTTTCTATTAGGATTTTGTCAATATTTATATGGTTGTCGGGTCAGTCGGGATTTTATAGTAAACCGGTCGATATTACTATGGTTATCAGGATTTTTGGGAAATCCTCGTATTAAATGGTGCCGATCAGGGGATAGGAATTTTTAGGGGTTggtaaattagaatttttttttttgatttctaatatttttaacttttatataaatactcatgaaatcattaaaaaaaaataattaatcataaCTAAACCTATTTAGAAATACGAAGCTATAAGATTATACTATATCAATAAACTATTCTTATTACGAATGTTACCCtaaaaaaatgagttaatTATGAATCGgcaaagtaaatattttttatctaaattggTCTAAGACAAGCGGGCataaatatagaatatagATTGAACGTGTGTTCTATGTTAGTATGTAAATAGGTTTTTccgtttaaaaaataagtatcaaaaccgaaaattaaaaaattaatatgttaccactaaaataatttcaatgaaAACGAGAAAGAtaaaggatttaaaaaaattttttagaaagaaAAGTTCGTGATGAAGTATcgaaaaagaacaaaaaattatatgaaattcgTCAAATGTTTACATTAACTcggattttaaaaaaaaaacgaacaACGAATTAGTAGATAATAGTAACAACGAAGAATTTGGATCAATGAATCAAATGaagagaaaatattaaattcgaTCCGATTGATGAATTAGATGATAATAGGAAATTTCtcttagtattttattaattgatcaGATAAGGAGAAAAATTGTTAGCGAACAACGAGGGGAACAAGGATTCTGTAATCTAAGAACAACATCAGGAAGTTTTTAGGTGGGTCGGTCCATGTAATTCCACACATTCCCAATATCCTACATGGACCCACACCGAATTTCGTGGACTTATGCCGAAAATACCACGTGTTTCATCACAGGGTATTCGGAAAATACTGGAACTATTTAGATTTCCACATATTTCCACAGTATTTGATGTGGATTCCATGTGGATTTTATTAAAcggaaaaaaattcttgatggaGTTACTCCATTATCCACAAATCAAATCAACCATGAATCAGGCACTTCGGAAATTCGATATGTCAAATCAAACGAACTGGCGCAACCAGGTGTTAGCTTAGAAACTAGTACACCTTCATAATGCTTTTCtaatctttatattaaaagctataaaaattctgacaaaaaaaaaatgatatatattctagaaaaaataaattaatgaataaataactttaaacaTTTATTCTTGGAAAGTTGAAAGGCAGAATTATATAAGCaagttttcaaaaataatatagtttaaaataaaaaaatgtaaaaagctttgaaagtattttagttttaatttagcATTTAACCATTGTCCATTTAAACAGATCACCATAGACGCCAATGCAGTCATCTTTATATCCTTGTTGCCATCTATTATCATCTCCATCTGATAAAGGAAATATATGCAAGCAATATGTTTCAGGTGCCTCATCCCAGTaccattcattattattacaatctTTCCATCCAGCATTTCTTAAAGTTTTACCATTACAATCCGTTACATATACACGACAGATAgagaaaaaatttagtaaaaccGTAAGTCTGTACGCTATAGttgttaaataaacaaaaagcaaTTAGAAcagaaaatcatcaaaatttgCTGTGCATACTAAGGTGTTTTACCTTGAGCTATGTGaagaattatgaaaaagatgataatGAAACGAGTGAGAGTAGAATGTTGCATAGTGATCGCGACAAAGTTACCACGTTTTTcagtaaagtaaaaaagaatctttaaaaatatattcgtttatttcgtaatttttcGTTTTGAAATTGTGGTCTGGGGACTACTCCCTTATATAAGTCTGATTTTCTGATAACCGTACAATAAATATGActatccctataaaaacgaaatgagttaaatttgtttaatatttgtgctcatgtgtaataaa
This window encodes:
- a CDS encoding uncharacterized protein (SECRETED:cutsite_AQA-YK; SECRETED:prob_0.9707); SECRETED:SignalP(1-22), giving the protein MQHPTLTRFIIIFFIILHIAQAYKLTVDLSFFSVCRVYVTDCHGKTLRDAGWKNCDSGYKWHWDEAPETYCLHIYPKTNGDDNRWCQGYKDDCIFVTGDPVGWEMFNCAGNKCDTH
- a CDS encoding uncharacterized protein (SECRETED:cutsite_AQA-YR; SECRETED:prob_0.8748); SECRETED:SignalP(1-22); this translates as MQHSTLTRFIIIFFIILHIAQAYRLTVLLNFFSICRVYVTDCNGKTLRNAGWKDCNNNEWYWDEAPETYCLHIFPLSDGDDNRWQQGYKDDCIGVYGDLFKWTMVKC